In Methanothermococcus thermolithotrophicus DSM 2095, one DNA window encodes the following:
- the pth2 gene encoding peptidyl-tRNA hydrolase Pth2 has product MYEQVIIIRNDLKMGKGKIAAQACHASIESFIHAQKICPNIVKEWLRSGQKKVVLKVNSEKELLEVFKNANIEGLPCSLIRDAGRTQLEPGTITAVGIGPEKEDNINKITGKLKLL; this is encoded by the coding sequence ATGTATGAACAGGTCATTATTATTAGAAACGATTTAAAAATGGGTAAGGGTAAAATTGCAGCTCAGGCATGTCATGCTTCAATTGAATCATTTATTCATGCTCAAAAAATATGTCCAAATATAGTTAAGGAATGGTTAAGATCTGGACAAAAGAAAGTAGTGTTAAAAGTAAATTCTGAAAAAGAATTACTCGAAGTATTTAAAAATGCCAATATAGAAGGTCTCCCATGTAGTTTAATTAGGGATGCAGGCAGAACCCAGCTAGAACCTGGGACAATTACTGCAGTAGGCATTGGACCCGAAAAAGAAGACAATATCAATAAAATCACTGGAAAACTGAAATTACTTTAA
- a CDS encoding cobalt-precorrin-8 methylmutase produces MFMGATTRDGLNIAEKSREIVKSKIKEVLGSNINDYSEAELGIIERVVHATADPEYAKLVKFKGDAIKYGVEAIKHGKPLIVDINMVGAGIRYENIKCFISDENTYKIAKEEEITRAVASMRIAKDLIDGGVVVVGNAPTALLEVIRMVKEEGVKPKLIIGVPVGFVKASESKELLRDTDIPSITTVGPKGGTPVAVAIANGIIALSNNEKA; encoded by the coding sequence ATGTTCATGGGTGCCACCACCAGAGACGGGTTAAATATCGCTGAAAAATCTAGGGAAATAGTAAAAAGTAAAATAAAAGAGGTTCTCGGCTCCAACATAAATGACTATTCAGAGGCGGAATTGGGAATAATAGAAAGGGTAGTCCATGCAACAGCTGACCCAGAATATGCCAAATTGGTTAAATTCAAGGGGGATGCAATAAAATATGGAGTTGAAGCCATTAAACATGGAAAGCCTTTGATTGTCGATATAAACATGGTAGGCGCAGGTATAAGGTACGAGAATATAAAGTGCTTTATAAGTGATGAAAATACCTATAAAATAGCTAAAGAAGAGGAAATAACTAGGGCAGTGGCTTCTATGAGAATTGCAAAAGATCTCATCGATGGAGGGGTAGTGGTAGTAGGTAATGCGCCAACTGCACTTTTAGAAGTTATAAGGATGGTAAAAGAAGAGGGAGTAAAACCAAAATTGATTATTGGGGTTCCTGTGGGCTTTGTAAAAGCCAGTGAATCAAAAGAACTTCTTAGAGATACTGATATCCCTTCAATAACTACGGTAGGACCTAAGGGAGGCACCCCAGTTGCAGTAGCTATAGCAAATGGCATTATTGCCTTAAGTAATAATGAAAAGGCATGA
- a CDS encoding HIT family protein, producing the protein MCIFCKIVNKEIPAKVVYEDEKTMAFLDVNPRSKGHTLVIPKEHYETFDELPDDEMINLMKTVKKVVEILKSLNPDGYNILNNNKPAAGQEVPHVHFHVIPRYNEEKEEVIKFSEPIAVNLDDVLNELKK; encoded by the coding sequence ATGTGTATATTCTGCAAAATCGTAAATAAAGAGATACCTGCTAAAGTGGTTTATGAAGACGAAAAGACCATGGCTTTTTTGGATGTAAATCCAAGAAGTAAAGGCCATACTCTTGTAATTCCAAAGGAACACTACGAGACATTTGATGAGCTCCCTGATGATGAAATGATCAATTTAATGAAAACTGTTAAAAAAGTTGTTGAAATCTTAAAATCACTAAACCCTGATGGATATAACATTTTAAACAACAACAAACCTGCTGCTGGGCAGGAAGTTCCACATGTTCATTTTCATGTAATTCCAAGATATAATGAAGAAAAAGAAGAGGTTATAAAATTCTCTGAACCTATAGCTGTAAATTTAGATGATGTTTTGAATGAATTAAAAAAATAA
- a CDS encoding DUF2097 family protein translates to MKVIERDVNKDELYDYLDSIEEGDHIEAYFGRCHVEGTVVCKSGTYFRVDTDNDLMGVLELDIADVVKDLIEVVHIKEHSEKEKVVLRII, encoded by the coding sequence ATGAAGGTTATTGAAAGAGATGTTAATAAAGACGAACTGTATGATTATCTAGATTCTATTGAAGAGGGGGACCATATAGAAGCCTACTTTGGGAGATGCCATGTGGAAGGCACAGTAGTTTGTAAAAGTGGGACCTACTTTAGGGTGGATACAGATAACGATTTAATGGGAGTATTGGAACTGGATATTGCAGATGTTGTAAAGGATTTAATTGAAGTAGTTCATATAAAAGAACACAGTGAAAAAGAAAAAGTAGTTCTTAGAATTATCTAG
- a CDS encoding TIGR00297 family protein, which translates to MELYIKIIYSLVIVLLLAYLIKKKGYLDDCGIYASSIMAFIILISTEISWLILLFSFLVLGSLVSKIGYSTKDSMKLGECKRTIKNVLANGIMAVLFVLAYAFGILNYDVALIGYAGSIAAATSDTFSSELGVLSKETPRLITTLKKVEKGTDGGITLFGTLLGLLGSFSIGFLAFLLFKDLNLIWIATVAGLLGNLSDSLVGALFERKGIINNEHVNFIATLVGSLSAILIYTKIF; encoded by the coding sequence ATGGAACTTTACATTAAGATAATTTATTCCCTTGTTATTGTTTTATTATTGGCATATTTGATAAAGAAAAAAGGGTATTTGGATGATTGTGGGATTTACGCTTCATCAATAATGGCATTTATAATCCTTATAAGTACTGAGATAAGCTGGTTGATATTACTTTTTTCATTCCTTGTACTGGGGAGTTTAGTAAGTAAAATAGGATATTCTACAAAAGATTCTATGAAATTAGGAGAATGTAAAAGGACAATTAAAAATGTCCTTGCAAATGGGATTATGGCTGTTTTATTTGTCTTAGCCTATGCATTTGGAATTCTGAATTATGATGTGGCACTGATAGGATATGCAGGCTCAATTGCTGCTGCTACTTCAGATACATTTTCATCTGAGCTCGGGGTGCTCTCAAAAGAAACTCCAAGATTAATAACCACTCTTAAAAAAGTTGAAAAAGGTACTGATGGTGGGATAACACTCTTTGGAACACTTTTGGGGCTTTTAGGTTCATTTTCAATAGGTTTTTTAGCATTCCTGCTATTTAAGGATTTGAATTTAATTTGGATAGCCACAGTTGCTGGATTATTGGGCAATCTTTCAGACAGTCTTGTTGGAGCTCTATTTGAAAGAAAGGGAATAATCAATAACGAACACGTTAATTTTATAGCCACCCT
- a CDS encoding DUF63 family protein: MDIKNTVLEFINKYYIYPIHAKTGYNLIQEITYGTLLFVMVYIFYKACNFLNIRVDKRFAEVTIFYVILITLMRALVDAGVIPRLYYTVTPGIVVLVGLYYMLSIIGSGALFKNRYYISASLMALVPIIYLLPEFLKRITHLEALFYTLVVLFPTYFIAIRILEKLKNIKKLNIGKIDRIDKYAIFSQLVDASATSIGIGIYGYWEQHPVPRFFMDILGPYILIPLKLIVVVLVLYIINKEIDNKDLRNILKITIMSLGLAPGLRNLFRIVMGV, from the coding sequence ATGGATATAAAAAATACTGTACTTGAATTCATAAATAAATACTACATCTATCCAATACATGCTAAAACCGGTTATAATCTTATCCAAGAGATAACTTATGGTACTTTACTATTTGTAATGGTTTATATATTCTATAAGGCATGTAACTTTTTAAATATACGTGTCGATAAAAGATTTGCAGAGGTAACTATTTTTTACGTAATTTTAATAACCTTAATGAGGGCATTAGTTGATGCAGGCGTTATCCCCCGTTTATACTACACGGTAACTCCAGGGATAGTGGTTTTAGTTGGACTATATTATATGCTTTCAATAATCGGCTCTGGAGCATTGTTTAAAAATAGATACTATATTTCAGCTAGTTTAATGGCTCTGGTTCCTATAATTTACCTTTTACCGGAGTTTTTAAAGAGAATAACGCATTTAGAAGCATTATTTTACACCTTAGTGGTTCTATTCCCAACATATTTCATTGCAATTCGTATTTTAGAGAAACTCAAAAATATAAAAAAACTAAACATTGGCAAAATCGATAGAATTGATAAATACGCTATATTTTCTCAATTAGTGGATGCATCAGCCACATCCATAGGTATTGGCATTTACGGCTATTGGGAACAGCATCCAGTACCAAGGTTTTTTATGGATATTCTTGGTCCGTATATTCTCATACCCTTAAAATTAATCGTGGTCGTATTGGTGCTATATATTATTAACAAAGAAATTGATAATAAGGATTTAAGAAATATATTGAAAATAACCATAATGTCTTTAGGATTAGCTCCAGGCCTTAGGAACCTGTTCAGGATTGTGATGGGAGTTTAA